CTCCTAGGTCCCTAAATATTTCATTTAGGTCAGAAATTGACTGTACAATCTGGCGAATTTCTCGCTCCCGCTCTTCAACCATTAGTGTATTTTGTTCTACCAACACTAACTGGTCATCTGTAAAACCCCGGTCATAAAGAGTGTTATCCTCTCCATCATCCATAAGTGGTACTGATGTGTCAAAAAAATGTTGGGATCTTTCCTCTCGATTCTTCATGCGTTTGAGATAGTCAGATTGTGCATGTCTAAAATTAGTGGAAGATTCCTGAAGAGACTGAGCTAAAGAGGATACTACATTTCGAAGGACTCGTTCTTCCTGTTCGGTACATTTTCGTGCTCTGCTCTGCAAAGACTGTACTGCTCTCTGACACCTATGAAAGAGCTGTGTGATCTCTTGTGTGGTTATTTCAATGGCATGTTCTTCTTCACTGCTATCATCCAACGTAGGTCTGTTTAAATGTTTATCATGAAGACTAGCTAATTCTTTCATCTTCTGTTTAATTCTGCCAATATCATACTGTATTTCATCTACTCCATCAACCCATTTAGGAGGTAACCGTTTTGTCACACCAATTGCTGCTTCTGGATCTAAGCTGATGCCTGACACCAGTGCCATACGATCATCAGCAAGTTGCTCGGCTAACAGCT
The window above is part of the Monodelphis domestica isolate mMonDom1 chromosome 7, mMonDom1.pri, whole genome shotgun sequence genome. Proteins encoded here:
- the LOC130455459 gene encoding syntaxin-16-like, which encodes MATRRLTDAFLLLRNNSIQNRQLLAEQLADDRMALVSGISLDPEAAIGVTKRLPPKWVDGVDEIQYDIGRIKQKMKELASLHDKHLNRPTLDDSSEEEHAIEITTQEITQLFHRCQRAVQSLQSRARKCTEQEERVLRNVVSSLAQSLQESSTNFRHAQSDYLKRMKNREERSQHFFDTSVPLMDDGEDNTLYDRGFTDDQLVLVEQNTLMVEEREREIRQIVQSISDLNEIFRDLGAMIVEQGTVLDRIDYNVEQSCIKTEDGLKQLQKAEQYQKKNRKMLVILILFVIVIVLIVVLVGVKSH